A stretch of Myroides oncorhynchi DNA encodes these proteins:
- a CDS encoding AraC family transcriptional regulator — protein MKLVQFEPLFLRHFRTEQWPFTYHNHNHFELMLLSEGYGVHDLNKEESNYQGDTIIFLSPEDSHHFYIEGQTRFRVIKFLPSAVKDGINTSSTDYWDNLLTSLARKWNSGKFKTDDLALVSKIIVIIDLMIIEWEENKQQVSELHINLLRSVLILMDKYCTEPTVASDAYTASKIERIQNYIHGHIHFPEKLGLKHLSTIFGLSESGLRNFFSTKMEMSISSYINALKIETIKNRIKHTDHSLSSIAIEFGFTDASHFTKFFFRHTGMSPLEFKKRR, from the coding sequence ATGAAACTAGTCCAGTTTGAACCTCTATTTTTAAGGCATTTCCGCACAGAACAATGGCCTTTTACATATCATAACCATAATCACTTTGAGTTAATGCTCTTAAGTGAAGGGTATGGTGTACACGATTTAAATAAAGAGGAGTCTAATTATCAAGGAGATACTATTATATTTTTATCTCCGGAGGATAGTCATCACTTCTATATCGAGGGACAGACTAGGTTTAGAGTGATAAAGTTTTTGCCTAGTGCTGTAAAGGATGGAATTAATACAAGTAGTACTGACTACTGGGATAATCTGTTGACTAGCTTAGCTCGAAAGTGGAACTCAGGTAAGTTTAAGACTGATGATTTAGCATTAGTTAGTAAGATTATAGTCATTATAGATTTGATGATCATAGAATGGGAGGAGAATAAGCAGCAAGTGTCTGAGTTGCATATTAATCTACTTAGAAGTGTATTAATCCTTATGGATAAATATTGTACAGAACCTACCGTGGCTTCAGATGCCTATACAGCCTCTAAAATAGAGCGTATACAGAACTATATACATGGTCATATCCACTTCCCTGAAAAACTAGGATTAAAGCATTTGAGTACAATATTTGGATTATCAGAATCAGGCTTGAGAAACTTCTTTTCTACTAAAATGGAGATGAGCATTAGCAGTTATATCAATGCTTTAAAAATAGAAACTATCAAGAATAGAATAAAGCATACAGATCATTCTTTATCCTCTATAGCGATAGAGTTTGGCTTTACAGATGCTAGCCATTTTACGAAGTTTTTTTTTAGACATACAGGGATGAGTCCTTTAGAGTTTAAGAAGAGGAGGTGA